aaaaaaaaaaatacttcaaaaaatttctgatggcgaacatttaaataatttgccctagtatcactgaatatctcttcAAAACTTCGTTTTataaggcttcaatttcgaaaaaaaatttggcAGAGTCCCAAAACCTCCCTACCCAACACATAACATCACCAAAGTTCGTctgtaattgcatttttggaacttcaatttaaaaaaaaatggcccaGGGAgtctttatttttcgaaaaaatcgattgTAGGCAGCCCCTAAgtcccatcccttaccttaacgtcaacaaatatcgcgtataatcacgtttttatgacttcagtttcaaaaaatctcaGCAGAAGGCCCCCGATCCTTTCCTCCCTGTATCGTTACCAGATACTTTGAAACTGCGTTCTCATGACtgcaatttcagatttttttcggATCAGAACCCCGGACCTCCTTTTATGGGGAAAGCTTCAAGAGTGCTCCGCAAAATTGTTTTCTGGTTTCatcactgccaaaaaaaaaaaaaaaaatgtgatttaaaagtACGTTACTGGTAAATTTTCGAGGAAATATCCGCTGGACCCTTACTGTCACAAAAGACAGCCTGAATTTGCGTCTtagacttaaatttcggaaaatttggatAGGAGGCGTTCGAATCCCTCTCTCTTCCGTAATGTCAACAAAGATAGctcaaaattgcgtgtttaaaactttggAGAATTTTCGGGAAGTGCCGCAAAACTTCCTAAGATATAAGGtcaccaaaaatagcttaaaattgacttcaattttgaaagaatttcaggagGGAAACCCAGAATAACGTACCcctaaaatttccaaaaagttcctaaaattgacTTTCGaggtcaattttgaaaaaattcttcgTGGACTCAATGTAAAACTTTTCTTACTGTTTAtaaattcattctttttctttcgttctttttttttaaatatcaaacttGATTCAATAATTTGAAGAGTATGGATAAGGATGTAAGGATGTTAAATATTAGTCAAATTATGCAAAATTCTCTAGAGGGGTGGCACTTTAGGtttttgcacacgggcggccgacaccttAAAATCGACCCTGGTTTCAAAAATATCACCTCTTTCGTTAATggttaaattggtttaaaaattgcaaacattattacatatgaggcagtgagaagcaaaaggatgtaagtggacattttgaagttttgagtaaaacgcatttaaagatcagatcctaggtacgctttcattaatttttttttctaaatcaagctgtgtaccggaacctaccagggatactagtactattgccccaagatagaggaggggttcacctaccatttgtactagttgcctccaaatctttaattttgccacttgcatccctttccttctccactgcctcatatattgatgtgtaaaaatataataaactgaTCGACTCAAATGTGTCATAAACTTCTGTTGAAatgtttggtaatgtttggcaaagtgaaatagttaagataatttacctttttttaactAAACAAACTGTTATTTGCTCTGAATTTTATAGTACATCAAGAAAGATAAAGCTTggacaaatattatttttcatttttgctagtgaatttgcgccttcaaaaaaagaagtggacatttttcactttaaaaatacatggagcaaagtgaaaaataaaatatttttctaatgaattattttgtatttgattattaaaaatatttttctaatgaaatattttgtatttgattattaaaattatttttagtcaaATAAAcgtataaaaaacaaattaatgaataaacaacgaagcaataaatgaaaaaataaatttattaatcaatttactataagaaaaaataaatcactgaataaaatagtgaatgaataaaaaaatgagtgaatgaatgaataagcgAATTGATAAATGAAGGCATGTAAACGAATTAATGAATATGTGAGTgatgtaataaatgaatgaatacgtaAGCGAATTGAACTATTACACGTTGCCCCCATCCTTTGCCCCACGTGCACTTGACAAATAGAATTCAGaacttaaaatcaaaatatgcctATTATTAACAAAACAAGAGCTGCACTGGATACCAGAAGAtccaaataaatatttgaaatgtttcttcaaaaacttgatcattttatagtaacaagtatttttgataaatcacaaaatattacaatatacctATATTGTAATATATTGTAATATTCTGTCAGCAAAGTTGACTTGTGACAATGATttgtataaatatataatttgatCTCTAGAACAACTAATTGCTTGACTGGAATCAACTACATGTTTAAGaacgtagttaaaatattgctagatacGTGGCGCTGCAAACTGTGGAAATATTgtaccatttcactttaccccactattttcattttatatcacATTTCCCTGCAAAGTTTCGGTAAAATAAGGAtttaaaatgtataatttctaAGTAAAACATTAATCTgcaaaaagtttgcttttaatattttattatttcgaCGTTGAGAACTATAAGAGTGGGATTTATGTAATACCGGTTAGAAGGAAATACTTTTCTCACAGTTCGGTAGCTaagcttattttgaatttttgtttgaagCGTTACAGTTTCTAGCTGAAAATCGACTTGGAAACATATCAACATTTCTAAATACATCCACGTAGAGCAAATTATgcttgaaaaaataacatttaaatcacGTGCTCAGTAACACATGAAATCACTTCTTACTATAACAACATTGTCTACATCGTCTACAGAACACCAACGTAGTATACCCagtatgaaacatttaaaattacaaaactcAAAGGAAAAAATATCCTTGACATTCTATCAATCATAATTGCTCTTCTTCGTCGCCTTTGAGCTGGAGACAGTCCTGGGAGTTTCGGCTGAAGATTAAAAATTCGCAAGTTGTCctggaaaacatttaaaattagcGGACATTTATTTGGTATGAAATACATAATAAAGTAGAGAGCCAGTTATTTCTCAAAAGAACCAGAGTTAATAAATGTTGTTGCAAAGCAAGACAGCCAaagtttaaagaataatttaaacaggCCATTCTCAATcccaaaatatgtattttattttgcagcgcatttatttattccggAGTGTCTGAGGAGTTGGAGTTTTAGGGTACCAAAGGATAATATCTCTGGGAGTACCTTTgctgtacgattttttttttttttttttttttgacatacaaCTCTTAATAATCCTTAAGACTGGAGGTATAACTTATTGTGTGACATAAACAAGCTTAGAAATGAGCAATTAACTTTCTGCCTTTGTCAGTATTGCTCAATTGTGTACATAAAATAAAGCGTTAAATTAAATTGCATGAAATAGTGTAATTTTGAAGATTATCGGTAGATTGCAGAAGTTTTCTTTTCCTTGTAGCTTCTCTCATAGAATTAAATGTATGTATCTATCTACACAGaactgaaaattttccaattttcggTGGACATTCGCTTTTATATTTTATAAGGAAgacaaaaattcagttttttataatAATTGTTACCGTTCCGATTAACTTTTATAAATTATCTTTAGCacttttaattgaatatttattgtcttactttatttatactgttaAGTAAAAACATACACTGTTTGAcgttgaaaatgcaacaccaagaaggcgtGGTTAGAAGTTTATACAAATTTTAGGGTAGGCGCACGTCACAGAGTTATGAAAATGATGTGAAATACGCAACTCTCCAAAGCAGGTGAAGTATGATATAAAaaaaggaacttgcagaatgttCGTACCGTTATTTCTGCCAGACGAATCATTTCTACCAACGGTAAAACCTATAAGTTACGAAATTTAACGTATAGGTAAAATTTTTGCCGAGGTTGTGCACCTCAGGCAcatgtttcaaactttttttcttttttgtacaatttCGGTTTCCTGTAGTTGTGAGCACTTTTTTCTCACAAACCGGAATAGTTGCGTCATAGAAATGTTGTTTTCCTGAATTGTAGAAAATCCAACTTGAAACGTGATGGGGAAAGTGCAGGAACAGAGCCAAAGAGGTTTGGGGGTCAACCTCCTCAGAATCTATGGTTTAACCATATTTTGCAAATCCCCTATTAGGTAGTTTATAAACAGGAAAAGTCTTTTATGATCAACCCTTAATCCAAGAAGGTGAATCCTGGCTGCGCAAGTGGGAAAATATGATGGCAAACGGtgcaatttatatatatatatatatttattttaaaaagattgcTTGAAGCgggattttatgattttttttttttttaatttgatacatCTAACGACTTTGAAATTGAGAAGATTTTTCTTGTGGGTTAGGCACTAAATATTACCACGACCTGGGCATCATTTGACTTGATCGGGCCTTGTCTCGCTCCACAGCTTTATAAGGATGTATGAGATTTGCTTCAAAATGTCCCCTCTTTTTCTTCACCCCCTTTTACACAAAATCCTTGGTTTAAAGCCAGTAACTTTTGACTAGTGAAATTGCCATTCCTAGAAAATTAATATGTATACACATTATAAaatgattccctcccccccccccccccccgagaaaatTCTGTCAGCGCTACTGTCGTACAGTATAAAAAACTTCCTTACGTTATTCATTTTCTTTGCAGAACTTTCAGCCTCTTCCAGAACTACATTTACAACAGCATATTCCATTAGAGACAGAAACACAAAAACTGTGCAACTTGACATAAAAATATCGATTGCTTTGATATAAGAAACAGGAGGCAAGGATGCTTGACTTTTGGCATGTTGCGTTGAAAGTGTTAAGAGGCTTGTTACTCCTAGAGTCACCCTCGCTGGAACTGCTTCAGGCTGTAAAGGAATAGCAAAATTATCCTTTTGTGTCTCTATGAACTGAAAATAACATTTGTACTTGGTCAATTGCCATTAGGTTAATCACCTAGACTCTTTAAAACTTATGctttttaaagtatttcatttgaattttatgctaaaaattttaaggacAAATATTCAGTGCTTCTATGGCTATCTTTTTACTTATATATTGATTCAAAAGCAtaaaatgatcagaaagtatTGTTAGAAgatctgttgggggggggggggtattttcccCTAGGGGGTGGAGCCTTAAAAATATCACTGGCGCTTACATCTTAATTTAAATTGTCGAGTAGAGTGAAGAAGCGTCAATGTATATTTAACTGGAAAGTTAGTTATTGAGAAAGTTATAGCTCGAAATTTGCCTTTTACCTCAAGatggaaaacttttgaaaaacgtGCAAATATTGCtatgtataattttttatagcattttttttttcaaaaactgatgaatCAGATAtttttagctcaaaaaaaaatcataagactACTTAACTACTTTACTACTTGAACTGATTTGTTCCTTCTGTAACGAAGTTCTGAATGAACATAGaaaattcaatacaaaaaattgcacttactttAATCCAAAAAGATACCCATGACATAATTACTATTAGACAAGTAGGAATATAAGTATGGAACAAGTAATAACCCAATCTCCTTTTCAAGGTGAAAATCACTTGTAGACATGTGAAATTTcctgaaaatttaaattgaattttacaaatttaaagataATACCAAATAAATTGGTTAAAACCAAAGTAAgtagggtcagttggggtaaaagaAAGCATGgggtgaatgaaaaaaaaaaaaactcttactatACTGATGGTAATTCTTTAAACTAAATTGTTGGTCAGTGAAAACGAAGTAATATACAGTAGAGATTCTCAGAATTCCTTAAATTTTCATACCATTGTATAGGCACCATCATTGTTTCGAGACTGACATTGTggaaaaagttgtgttttaaaacCTAAGCgatcttacattttcctctctAAAAGGTCTACAAAAGTGAAGTAATTGGTTTCAACTTGTGTTACTtgtattttatacaaatacagcGCATAGTTTAACTTTTCGTGTGaatgtgttttaatattttcttcagcGAGTAGCATGCGACCTGCGATCCACATATTAAGAATTGTCAGTGCTGAACTTCTTAGGCTTTTAAATTGATGGAGTACAGTGCTATATCTACCTACATCTACCTCATGGAAGAGATAAATAGGGTGTTTCCACTTACCCCATATTCTCAAggatttaatatatatatatattaatttgaatttttggcatcttgaattcaaattatgtttttcgcaatcacgattgtgtgtatgtaggcgtgtgtgtttgcgtgtagggggtatgtgtatgtgtgtgtaggtatgtgtgtttgtgtctgtgtgctggcataagtgtgtgggtagttgtgtgtatgaatgtgtgtgtggggggtatgtgtagggtatatgtgtttgtgtcggtgtgcaggcatggatgtgtgggtagttgtgtgtgtgtgtgcatgtttttgtgtgtgtaggtgtctgtatgtatgcgtgtgtgtatttgtttgtgtgtgtatgtgtgcgtgtgtgtgtgtagttctgtatgtgtgcgtgtgtgtatgtgtcgtgaggagccggtcgacggtgatggtgcggagggtggcggtgggaaaataaaatgatagcacgccaaaaacagtcaagtgagaacaataagcaatcgtgattgctcaagaaaaacGTGATTTCATTCGCTGAAAACCAGTCACAAAGTCAAATTGTTCAAACCCAGGTCCGTTTACTATTAGAGAGTGCAGTCTTTGGACACCAATGCATAAAATTATATGTCTCAGTTTATCCAAAAATAAGGGAAGGATCTAAAGTTGTAACACTGAAATTGTTTCCCTTTTCCCCAACTGACCAAGTTGTAGTAAATGTTTTGGAACTAAAAAACGGCAGTAGGTTTTGTAATAGTTTTGCATACCTGTTGAATAAACTTGAGTGCAATCTCCAATGTCTGTCTTCTCTAAATCAAGTTGTGGAAGCTCAATATTGTCATCAACAGCTAGAGGCATTTTTTCGTCCCAGTCAAAGACAAGATCATCCGTCGTATAGGATACTGGAGGACAgggaaaaaaagttgatttttttagttcacCAAAAGGCATCGATATTCTTCGAGATAaagtgaaattgatagaacaataaaatttaataaacaatatcGTGATTTAACGAAAGATTCGACGTAAAAAGGTAAAAGAAACATTTCTTACATGCACTTGCTCTGTTTTATTTTCATAGATGTATGCAAGCTAAACAATTCATTTTACGCACAAGTTACCTGATTAGGAACTTCATAAAGAGTTGggcatttaagaaagttaatTCCATGTGTGGGACTCACActacaaattgataattttaagATACCAATCTCCTTTATCTCAAACTTATTAAAGTATTATCtcctaaaaaaatttcactcaaaaatcgaccttaatttccattttactcacccccgaatgaatattgagtttttttcccactcgaccacacgtggataagtgcctaaattATCGGTGTCGGAAGTTAAGTCATGggttaaaatagttatttttattcttaaaaaaatattaatgtacagtaaactcttgattatccgCAGGCTGCTTATCCGCGgcctttcacactttcaaaaaaaaaaatcagcgatGATTAACTGAATGTGGGATAAATGCATACACTTCAACTTAACAAGTGCAAAACCTGTATTTAGACATTTCTATTTCATTCCTTCCCCTCTCTTCCAATGACATCAACCCTTCCAGGATCATAGAAATCTGACTACttgaaatctgatttttaaatctgCACGCTTTAGTAATCCGCTTTCCGTATAATGAGCAATCCCTTTAAAACTGTTGTATAAAATTTTTACGCACACTACTGTTTTTAGCTATAGCTTAAATATATGCGAGTGTTGTTGATATTTTTTGCTATTGCATACACTGGCATCGTTTTCACCTTgtttgcggattatccgcgaatttGCTTATCCGCGTTCACCATTCCACCATTTTCGTGGATAATCGGAAGTGTACTGTAGTTGACGTACGATGACCCCTGTCATCCGAGCAAAATCGTGCACTACGATTAAACTtggctataacgtaaatgcacaacaACGTACacgttatttattcattttttaaaatatttggaataacttttacaagttatgCTTCAATAAAACTACAATCACTTATTCATTTCCAGTTTAGTACCCCACAATATTCGGACATCATGACGTGATTCGATATGCCTGGTATGTGCAAAGCATGTCGATTCACAATTTTTTCCTCCCTCTTTCGTTATTAACTTATGcaaaaataggcaaaaaaaaaaaaaaaaaaaaattctgaacagaaaaaaaatgtcattattttttataataaaaacaaagtagcTGTAGTGAACACTTACAACTTTCCATCTGCAAAGAGCATGTCTGAGTGTCATGAGGATAGCTTGCAAAATTCATAGCACATGATAGCGTAAGAGTGAGCCTAAgcataaaatattgaattattaatttataaaaagacattgtttttaagtttcattaattttttattgaacacatagttaaatttttatgaggaaaaatatattaaaatacacTACACTATTTCCATTAAAGAAGAGGGACTtcaatattttaacattaaaaaaacttgTACCTAAAgagttgcattttattttaactttttttgttattaattgtcCAAAATGCCCCACACATTGTTTCATTGGAAGAGTTTATAAAAGTTATGCTACAAAGTTAAAACTGTCATTTAAGTTCTTTTTGATTGTTTTGAACAGTTACTGTAAacgaatgaaatgtttaaattcaATACATCTGTATGTCTTCTTTTTTTATGCGGGGTCTCTTTTACTATAGTTATCTTGTTGAAAAATACAGAGggagtggcaaaaaaaaaaaaaaaaaaaacccctgacaagcaattttttattcaactatatttaaaatcaataaattaacaCAACTCAACCAATAGTAATATGAGTAgacttttagtaataaatttgttttgaaaactgaccgcTGTTTGCAGTTATACCGAAGCGCAACCGCTTATTTAAAGTTTCAGCTATTGGCCACAAGttttttacctttcatctatCCTATTCCCACCagagcaattggtttagagagtccaaacttttgTGTTATTTAGGGCAGACCTTAGACTCTAAAATAGGCCAATACTGTAATCCaagggattgaggtctagcgagtagggTGGCTACTCTACAGATGTCCATATAAGGAAAAATTACCTTCCACCACTCTTGTTATTTTGGCAAAATGATCTGGGGTGCGGGGAATTTATAAAAGGAACTTTCAGTCTACATTGCCAAAGGGCTTATTGGCTcgcagaagtacaacagcttctaaaatgccCCGCTGGtacatttttgattcattttaacgCCCTCgtccacaaaaaaaaagagattttttaccGCATGTGCAAATTCATTCCGTCACACACCTAGACCAACTTTGGATTTTGGCTATGTTCAACAATTGCCAAGGAACATGGattgtctacagaccaaatcctagaGCTGGTTGAATGGTAAAGAGTTGCTCATCAGTGAAAGGAATCTCTCCCGGCGGTGACTTGCGGCCCATCTCAAATGGTTTCTGGCATTTTTGGAGCAGCACGAGTTTGTTTCCTTCAAAAAAAGCCTAATCTTTTTAGAAGTTGTAAAGCATATATCTGAACTCTGTTGTTGCTCTTAGCCGCACTGATCGGTCACATATTCCCGTTCCACCAACGATCTCTCTCATGGGAAcccgaggatttcattgaactctcTTTTCGTTGTCCTAACGATTAACAGAAGTGTTCACTGTTCGTCTTTGTACTTCTCCTGGACGTCGACTATCATTTCTATGCTCCTTGAAACgacattcatttttttctccagctccttttcttgcgagttttttttattttttatttataaaagaagttttttaattacatgatcaatttttttaaaaaaatttaaaaaaaaatccttttttttttccaaatcagtcGAAAGGCCGCCTTCTgtgcccctggcgagagccactcctgccaacccatTGGTACGCTACCGCCATTCACATCATAACAACACATTCGCACaaagaaggacaaggacagggcggtcattccacgctcgtcagcttgcgagatcgagattctcacTCACGtaatcggttgtgacgtagaaatgtcgcaaagtaggattctaatctactcgaacctagccgcaagctacgttcgagtagattaaaatgctactttgcaacatttctacgtcacaaccggtcacgtgagcgagaatctcgatctcgaaagctgacgagcttggaatgaccgcccaggagagcgaaagtacgtccatgcccgagccgggattcaaacccggaccttcctgtcgcagtcagacttcactgaccactagacaagtcAGGCGGCTGCTGCTACATTAAGATCACATTTCggattaaaatattgtaaaattaaaaaattatattcaaaaaattaaatttttagcccTATCCTTTTTCTTAGGGGGAGGGAGGATCCTAATCTTCCTGTATGTAAATATCGATGTATTGTACTTGATTTTGCCTTAGAAAGGTATTAACTAATCAAAAGGtgtcaagttatttaaaatggacattaaaatttgtttaacttGGATGAAAGTTTCTCCTACTGCCTTATAAAGGGTTACGGTCTTTTCCTGCTGTCGTTTTGTGGATTGCGAATGACGTTCCTCGTATGGATGCAAACTTGGCCTAAATCATCATCAGATGATGCAAGACCAATTCTGTTAGTACACTGAATATCTAATGGTCATACAATAAGTTAACATAACACATAATTTTACATGAACAATCCTTAAACTTACAGCTTTTgcaatttttagcaatttttattaTATAACAGTAAATAACTTACTTGACCATGTAAAGTATGTCTTTGTTTTGATATAGCCAAACATAGTGGTTGGGAATAGTCATTGTCTGGAATGTCACGGCCTTGGCATTTTTAAAGTAAGAATCCGGTCTCCACATATTTTGCAACCACTGTACTTCTAACAGGCGGTATTCTGAAGTCATGTTCTCAGGTAAACGTAAACGATGATCTTTCCACGTTTGAGCGAAAAAAATGTCAGCAGCATAAGTCTAAAATGTAACATTTAAAACTTGAGTAGAAAACTAAATTAGGAAGACACGTCTAATATATTTATAGAagttttggatgattttttggaTGGTTAAAATTACACATTACCTTGCCATTTTGACGACACATTTTTCTTTCGAACGCGATTGTAGATTTGGGATCAATGAGAAAATACACATACATTAAGCTTCTGGTTATCCGGCTGATTCATATTCAAATTTGCGTGGAAAATCGGAAAACGCAGATAATCAAGCAATGGCCCCTCATTGTGCACCGATGAATAGAGTTGTTGACAACCACGTTAGTTTGTGCTATTGGgagattaatttcattttctatgcgTCTAGTAGCTAATTCCAAGCACTTCCAAGCTTTCCCCTCAAAGCTAGTATACAAGCTAGCTTAGATACTGACTACCAAGCTATAATGACCAAGCGTCTAGTAGCTAATTCCAAGCACTTCCAAGCTTTCCCCTCAAAGCTAGTATACAAGCTAGCTTAGATACTGACTACCAAGCTATAATGTCTATGTTGCTTTAAATTACAAAAGCTTCAGAACCGAATTAACGTTAAGCAATGAGTCGTGAATGTTCACATGTTAAAAAGCGGTAGCAACGTAAAAACCAGTTCTAAATGATACTGTTGggagcttaaaattaaaatataaaaagatgaagaaaagatataattttgtactttagataaaatgatgaataaatataaaatactaaCAAGCAGACAAAATTATAATGTAAGTTTTccaaatagcattaaaaaaaaatttatgcatacaaaaaaaaaaaaaaaaaagacatatcttACCATTGATCCTTCATTGATGGAATCAAGGCCCATTACAGTgacatgaaaaaatacttttgttggcttccctaaaatttagaaaaatgcatttcagataaaaaaaatgtacaaggatggaaaaaaaaacttttaaatgtagACTTATTTCAATATTAgtacatattttaattataaaatattaatctATTAGGGGGCTTCGCaccctgctcgtttcgctcacTAACCTCCGATTGCCACCTGCCGTTGCTCAATGCTACGTGCGACAAGTGACAATTTTTGGGTactttttagcctctggcaaccctgcttagataccggaaaaaggtaggcaaccttactttagcgttttatttgcagcttttactcttcatttatgacaacaatttccggaaactcgatgaggtgTAAATTATATCCCTctttgaaaaccttttatcccctgacaaccctgattagggacccgaaaaaggtaggcaaccttactttagcgttttattccCATCTTTCACATTTTTTCGGAAACTCGAATATTGCAAATCCTCATTTTTAGGcccctttcaacccctggcaaccctgattagttcacgtgaaaagaggtagaaattatttctttcgcgt
This sequence is a window from Uloborus diversus isolate 005 chromosome 10, Udiv.v.3.1, whole genome shotgun sequence. Protein-coding genes within it:
- the LOC129231187 gene encoding glycine receptor subunit alpha-4-like, with the translated sequence MKPPKKDGKPTKVFFHVTVMGLDSINEGSMTYAADIFFAQTWKDHRLRLPENMTSEYRLLEVQWLQNMWRPDSYFKNAKAVTFQTMTIPNHYVWLYQNKDILYMVKLTLTLSCAMNFASYPHDTQTCSLQMESLSYTTDDLVFDWDEKMPLAVDDNIELPQLDLEKTDIGDCTQVYSTGNFTCLQVIFTLKRRLGYYLFHTYIPTCLIVIMSWVSFWIKPEAVPARVTLGVTSLLTLSTQHAKSQASLPPVSYIKAIDIFMSSCTVFVFLSLMEYAVVNVVLEEAESSAKKMNNDNLRIFNLQPKLPGLSPAQRRRRRAIMIDRMSRIFFPLSFVILNVSYWVYYVGVL